GTTTGTAACAACTCCAAGAGAACATAGAGCCCTAGACCCAATCCCACACCTCTCCCTCACCCAGCAAAGTGCAGGAGGGACCGGCTGCCGGGCTGTCAACCTCCCTCTCCCTGGTCTGCAGACGGGTCGGTCTGGCGTGCTCGGCAGTGACTACATGCACACCTACTGCACTGCTGTAGCTCGCCGCTCCGTCACCTGCCCCCTTATCTGGCAGGAAAGGAGAGGACTCCTGGAGCCATCCCCAGGCACTGACCAGGGGGATCTGGGACATGTTTGGATCAATGGCCTGGAGGTAGCAGGCACCCGCTAGAGCTCCATGGGGTGCTCTGCTACCTCTCTACAAAGTGACCTCCAGCAAGTGCTACAGCTATGATGGACAACCCCAGGAAGCACCTCTAGAGAAGAAGGACCCAGAGGCAGAGTGGCACTTACAGCACGAGGTGAAGTTCCTCCAGCCAGTAATGGCGATCCCCTGCGTTTGGCATGTGCTGGCATAATTCTGCAGCCAGCTGCAGGCCGTTTGCATGGCTCCCCCATCAACGCAGGTGTCAAAGAGGCAGTTCTTGTAGAAGAAGCCGGGGCTGATCTTGCTATGGCATTTGGCGAAGACACCGCTTTGGCTCGGGatgaggctgcagagctgctggggtttCCAGAAGCCTTCCACCTTCCCGCAGGCGGGGCAGCGGTCACCGCAGCCCACGCGGCAGAATGCATCCCGCTTCGCCCAGCTCTGGACAAAGTCGGCGACGCTGGCAGCTGGCGTGCCACCCATGGCTGCCAGGTCATCTTCAGGGTTGCCATTGTAGCGGCCGCAGAGGCCGTAGGTCAGGTTCTGGAAGCTGCGTGGGACGGTGACAGAAAGAAAGGTCTTCCAGTCGTACACCACCTTCAGCCCAAAGTCGGTCTCGACCACGATGTGAAAGCCGAAGGCAAAGATATTCACTTTGCCCTGGCCCAGTTTCAGGGGCAGGTAGAGACGCTCATCGTTGATCTGCATTGAAGGAAGCAAGATGCACCCTGAATGGGAATGACAATtgaagctgctgcaggaggataCGAATGAGGGTGGCTCAGCACTCCCAGAGCAAGGTCCCCGCTGGGCCTGCCTCTACATCCCAAACAAGGCAGCCAAAGCGGAAGCCCCCTCCAAAAGCTGTGCCTGGTGGCAACCTAGGGACAAGCCAGAGCATACGCACTGCCCGACCCCTGGAAAACCTTGAGAGCCATAAGGCCTCTTGCCTAGGGAATCGCTCTGTGGCTTGGAAGCCACGGCAGGGAAGAATAACCACCACCCTGCCCTTGTGGCCACACACTCACCAGCACAGTATATTTGTAGGCTCGGTGGATGACGATCTTGTAATTGAAGACCTCCACTTCGACTTGTTTCACCCACAGGGCCAGAGAAGTGTCCCGATCCTCGTTCTTGGCTGTGACGGTGAATGCCGGGAAAGTGTCCGACCGCTCCGACCTTGGCCGGGCTATCGTGGTGCACAGGACCAACGCACAGCTGCTCTGGTAGTCAAAAGAGTAGCCATCAAACGTCAGGTAGTGTCCATAGCCAGAGATGATACAGGAGGCATCAGTGCGGACATGGCAGTAGTAGAGGCCATTCTCCTCCAGGCAGTACTCGTCGTCCTTGCAGGAGACGTTCTCGCAGTACACGCTGTTGTCGGAGCCATTGCAGTAGCAGAGGAAGTGGCAGGCGATGTCCATCCAAAAGGTCTGGTTGGTGGCCAGCTGGCGCCCCTCGAAATTGCAGCCACACTCGCCACGGGGAACACAGCGTGTGCCACGGAAGGCGAAGCCCTCGTCGCACTGGCAGCCCTCTGCGCAGGTGTCCGTGCAGACGGGGCCTGTCGCCAGGGTCTCACAGGTCTCCACGCAGCTCATGCACTCCTCGAAGTGACTGTTCTCTGGACATGCGAGAGCTGCAGGGCCGACAAATGTGGAGCATGAGTTCCCCGCTCcggcagccctggggcagcaTGGGGTGAGGGAACAGGCAAAAGGTGGGAACAGGATGAGCGGTGACCAatgcgggggaaaaaaaagcagctgggaAACAGTCCCAGCACCTTGCCAGGCACCGTCTCTTCCCATCCCCTTTGCTACCCCTTCTCCTCTCAGCCATTGCCCTCCTCACATCACAGCCCCGTCCCACCACGTGCTGAGCAACACCTGCTCCCACTATTTTGGAGGGTATAAGGTCAGGGCTCGCCAAGGGATGCCTCCCTCAAAACTCCACGGCAGAGACAGGGGCTGCCTCCCCACCACATACTTCCACACTGGGGATTTTTCACATTCGCTTCTGAATTACGAATGTTTACGCATCAATGGCAAGTTTATAGCGACAGAGCTAAAAACAAGTGTTATTCAAATTATCCTCTGGTGGTGGCGTACAGCACTGTCAGACACCATCTGCAGCTCTGGAATGCTCCTACACCACATCATAAAACTTCCAATGCCTCCTGAAATGCCACCCTGAAATGGCTACATTGGGAAATCTGTCTCTGCCGGCACGAGTGCTAATTAGAAACTACTGTCAGTATGTGGGGCAGTGCTGCCTTGCCTTCAGGCTCGTGAGATGTTGCTTTCCTACCGcaatttccctttcccttccataTGCTGTGCGGGAGAGCGCTTTGTATGTGCCGGCCCTCCTCACGGCAGAAAGCTTTACTGGGCATAGCTCTTTTGAAGGCAAAGCTGATCTTTGGTTGACCGTtagggaagagaagaggaaaataactCCAGACTGCCAGCATTTAAGCACCTCCACCCCTACCCCTTCATATGACTTTGGACAAATAATGCTGCCGTTAGTGCCGTCAGGTCAGGGCCTCCCTCCCAAACAGCCCTTCTGCTATTGAGTGTCTTCCAGGCTGGTGACAGAGAAGCACCCTCTGGGTAAGGGGTACCCACTGGAGATGAAAGAGGAGGCAGGGGAAAGAGAACCCGTACTTTTCAGCATCCCGTAAGAAAAGCTGCTCTACCTCTGCACACCCACAAGCTCCTAACAAAAAGACTTTGCCTGGGGTCGGCGGGATCTACATCCCCTTCTCCCCGTCCTGGGTACTTAAAAGCTTTGGCAGACTCACGGCAAAAACTGTGGCTCCTCCACTGGCCGATGTCCACCTCGGCGTTCTTGCAGGCGCTGGCGTAGCGTGCCACCGAGTCGCACAGCTCCGACCGGTTGCCTCCACTCTGGCACAGACGGAAGAGGCACGTCCTGTAGTAGGCCGAGACGTTGACCACGCTGTGGCACTCCAGGAAGGAGCTGTTGGTAGGGTCATTGATGATGCCGCAGTTGGAGCGGCTCCTGTAGGACTTGAGCAGCTCCGAGTCGTTGTTGCAGGCCTTGAGGAGGTCCCCGCACTCCCCGTTGCAGATCTCATTGAATGTGGTCCAGCTCTCCAGGAAGAGCTCCAGGTTGTCTGTGCACTTGCCCTTGGGCAGGCAGAATTCATTGCTGGCATTGCCGTCAAAGAAGCCACACAGGCCCCCAGTGCAGTTGAAGTAGGCGGTGGAGAGGTGGATCTCCAGGAGGCCTGAATCATAGTAACCAATAGCCAGGAGCCCCTCTGACTCCATCATGGTGCCATTGTCGCTACGGTAGATTTCCAGGCGGCTGGAAGGGTGGAAATAGGGCAGCTCCACGTCATAACCGTTCACCTACAAGTAACAAGCGGATCAAGATGCTTCAGGGAGGCCAACGCAACTTTGCACGGCCGTTCCTGCCTGCCAGCCGCACGGTGCTGGGTACACCAAACGCTTACTGACCAGGACCCCACCCCTCCAAGGCCAGGAGCCTCCTTCAAGTGGGAGGATACACTGTTTCCTTGCATTTTGCCCCACaaacagagaatttttttccagggaaaaaacaaGTTGCAGGAGACAACCGCAACATCGGGAAAGTCTCCAAAACTGACTCAGCAAGCAAATGGGAATAACGGCGCTGTGACAACAACTGTGCAGGCACCTAAAGGGCCTCCACGCTGTGGTGGCCCACACGGGCTTCCTCCAAGTGCCACCATAGTGTTCAAGGCCCCAACCTGGGGGAACAGTCCAGGGCCACAGACCCACAAGCCCCTTTCCAAAGGGACATTGGATCACAGTGTGAGCCACCGCCTTCCATCCCGGCGTGGGCTGCCCTGACAGCAGCATCTTTACCTTGATCTCTGACAGGCCAGCGCCTCCAATCTTCACCTCCTGGCCTACCGCCTGGATCCGCACGACGCGCGGCCCGTTGGGACCAGATCCGGGCTTCTTTTGGCTGATGTCCACTTCGATGAAGTCCGGTCTCTCCGGGCAGGTTTTGAGCAGCGTGTAGGAGTGCTCCAGTGGATAGGGAAAGGTGACGCCGTCAAATGTCTGTAGCACCTGGTTCTGCCCCACCAAACACAGGCTCTCCCGCTTGGGGTAGCAGCCCCGGTAGCCGTTCTCAATGGTGCAGACCTCTCCTTCAGGGCAGGTGGTGTTAAAGCACCTGGCATCCCCGCCATCCTCACAGTGGCACTCCACTGTGCAGTCTGCTGCCGCCCAGAAAGACTCCCCGATGGCATAATACCGGCCGTCCACATCGCAGCCACACTTCTGGACGGGGACGCAGCGGTCCATGCTGAGGACGTGGCCCTCGTTGCACTCGCAGCCCTCGGTGCACGGGAAGGCACAGGCCAGTGGGGCCGTGAGGTCCGAACATGTGGCAGGGCAGCTACTGGTGCACACCGAGTAGTGGCTGAGAGCTGGGCACTGCACAGCCATCGCTGTGGGCGCAGAGGGGAGACAAACAACAGGGGTACCATATTACAGCATGGTTCGGGGCCAATTACCTCTTTCCCATTGACTCACAACAGAGACAACACAGAGTGACCCAGGAGTCCCGCTTGATGGTAGAATTGGCCCCTCCatttccctcccctgcctccccagccGTTCTGCTTCTGCAAGCAATAGCTTCTCAAAAATGGCCGCAGAACTGTCGAGCCTCCCGCAGCTATTTAATGCTACAAGCAAGGAGGGTGGGCCAAGAAGCGTGTCATCGGCCAGTCCTCATTCCAGACCAGCCTCCATCTCTCATCGTGGCAGCCAATGATCTGCAGAGCAACGTGGACCTCTCGCCTCATACCTGACTCATGTCACCCTTTTGCTGGTGCAAGAGCCTGATGCCACGGAGAGGAGGGACCAGTTGGCTCTCACCTGACTCCCTCCCCTGGATTCCTCTCCTCTCATCTCATGTACTGCCGGGCACATGGGCGGACCCCTGAaatccctcccctcctccagagGGGAAGGCTTCCAGCAGGAGCATGCAAACACTTACCGCATCCCGTCTGGGCACGCCACTCTCCCACCGAGATGCCCAGGGCCTGGCACACCGTGGCGTACGCCTGGATGGCTTGGCACAGGCCAGTGCCGTTATCCCGCGCGCTGCAGAGGTCATAGACACAGCTGTGGACGAAGGCGGTGGGGTCCACGATGGCACTGCACTCCCACAGCGGCCCGCCGCTCTTGTTGATGAAGCCGCAGTATTCAGAGGTGAAATAGAGAGACTCCGTGGCAGCATCGCAGAGGCTGCagttgtccaagcagccaggcgAACATTTCCGCTCAGGGTGCGGCACTTGCCAGCTCTCGCCCAGGTCCGGTACAGACACGGCCAACCTCCCGTCTGAGCGGAGGGTATCGTCCTCAGGGTCTTTATTGTAATTCCCGCACAGACCGCACGTGGCGTTGATGTATGTGCCTGGAACGGAGACGGAGGCATAGTGTTGTCCATCGTAAGTCACCAGCAGGCCAAAGTCAGTTTCCAGGGCTGTGGACAAGCCGCTTTGGTAGACTTTTATTGCGCCCAATTCCAGAGAGATGGGTAGGGACACCACCAAGTCATCCACCTGCGGGAACAACACCAGAGCACTGAGCCGGCGCATGAAGTACCAGAGCCCTCATACTGGGACACAGTCAGGAGCCGTACAGCTCTGTTACAGcgtcttagggttagggacatATGCAGAAGGACAGCCGTCGGTAAGCCACAGGCTTACCACCATGCCACCATGCCTGTCACCCATGCCCATTTCCCAAGGGACACGCGGGGCCCAGAAGTGCTGTCCCATGCTCTCCGGGCTGCCATTGCGGTCTCGCCACTGCCTCGGAGGAGCCAATGTGACAAGTTTTCCCCTTTCAGCAGGGCTCTTACCTTTGCTTTCCCAAAGCTGCCCTTGGGGAGGACGATCTTGTGCGAGTAGACCTCCACAAAAATATCCCTCAGCCAGGAGACAGAGGAGGCGCCTCGGTTCTCGTTCTTGGCCTCCACGTTGAAGTAGGGCAGCTGGGAGCCTGGCCAGCACTGCCTGGCGAGGAGGTAGGAGCAGGAACCCTGGAAGTGAAAGAGGAAGCCATCGAAGGTGTGGTAATGTGGATCTCCAAACACCACGCAGGTGCTGCTCTCCACCGGCACGCACTGGAAGAACTTGGTCTTTGGCTCGCATGCTTCAAAGGGGCCGCAAGCCATCTCCTGGCAGAAGATCTCGTTGTTGAAGTCCAGGCAGCGGCACTTGGTGGTGCAGTTGGCGTTGTCCCAGAAGATCTCCCCTTGACGGAGAAACTGtcctagaaagacagaaaaggaaaaacccaTGCTACATCACTTCTCTAAGCAGAGGAACATCCTCTAACTGCACCGTGTCAGTCCTCAGAGGGGTCTGCCAGCCCTACGACCAAGACTGCCACCAAAGTGTCCTGCTGCCGGGCTTCTCAGATGCTTTCTTTGCGCAGAGCCAGCGAGAGCCACTCAGCAAAGCGCTGCGATCACAAGCTTCATTTTCAATGTACGGTGTGTCCCCTTTGAGTCCTCCCTGCACCACAAGGCCATGGGATGGTGCGAGTACTGTCATGAATCTGGGGTCGGTGCCGCACCGTGCAGGCTGGCTAGCTTTGAAGTTATTCCTTCTGTTTTAGACACTCGCCACCATCATTCTGCTTCAGTATCGTGGGACACAGGAGCCATTTGTGCTAGTTTCTCAAAGGGAAAGTCCACTGGTAAAGCTCGTGCCTTTTGGAGGCCATTTCCAGCACCGTCGCTGTACTTGCACCATTCTTCAGCTTAGTTGCCATCTCTATAATGCCTCTGTTCACATAACTTTGCCAGTCGAAGAGCGACTCTGCCATCGGTGGCCCAGAAGAAATTTGCTCCCATTCAGAAAGCACTCATAGTACTTATGAAACCAAAGAACTGTTGATAAGTAACTTCCACACCATACGCCAGTGACGATGGGAAACGATGAGTGATCCCACAGCAATAGACTGAGCAGACTTGTTACACGGCAGTACTATAAAGGGAGGCAGGTTTGTCTGGTGAGAGACGTGAGAAGCAGAGAGAAGACGGGAGAACAAGGGTGGCAAATACCCGTGAAAGTTTTCCTCTCCTCCATATGGCCGTCTTTCACACTTCTCATGCACGCGGCTTCCGCCGTGCGCACTGCCCGAATTTACCTCTGCTAAactttttgttctcttccctgCCTCCTACAAATAAAGCTATTTTCCACTTCTCTGTGACAAACAACATCTCCTCTTAGCAAGACCCACTTGCAAGGGCTCCCATGCCAACCATTCTGGTGCGGGGGATTTGGGCAAACGAGTGCCATTAGGCACAGCGGGCCCCCTCGCCTCAGATGCCTCGCGCTGCATCTCCTCTTGTGGAGGGCGACTGGCTGTCCACCGTGAAACACAAATCCAGGGGCGGGATCTACCTACGCTGCCCTTGTCACGCCATCTGCAAAGCCAAGACTGGAATTCAGCCCCTTTGCAAAGTCCAGCCTTTCTTCCTGGGGTTGGCAGCTGGAATCAGCTGGAGGGGTTGGACCCAAAACCTCTGCCGGGGCTGCAAGAGCCTCCGGGTCTCATGGGCCTTCTTCAGTACAGTTCAAAACCAAGACATAAAGAAGCTGCATGTCTCAAAGTGGTGACATCTCCAGTGTCTGTCGGCAAGTGACAATCAATCCTCTCTTGACTCCCGGAGCACGGTGGACGCTCCTGACAGTTTTGTCAAACGGCAACGCAATAATCTCTCTGCAACAGAGTCCCTGTGCAGTTGCTGTGTGCAATTATTAATCTCTTTATAACCCCACAGTGTTGgtgacacatgcacacatactgTAACTGGTGCAGGGACGTGGCATTTGTCCCACCTGGAAAACCTGCTATTCCTCTTGCAGAAACAAGGGAAATGGGACCACACCATCAGTTTTCCTACTCTGGGGGCAAGCGGAAATTGCTGTCCCCAGGTCTTTCCCGTAGCCACCATCAGCATCACAGAAAGGAATCAAGATGATGGCTCAGTGGCATTCTATTCCTGCAAAACACTCGAGCTCCATCCGCCTTTGATGTTGGGTTCGGATTGTGCTTCTGGGCCACAGAAATGGAGGCTTACAATCACACCATGTTACTAAAATcccaggaagggaaaaaacctagCACCAATGACAGTTTTGTTCGCTGGTGGTTGAAAGCAACACCAAGAATGGAGAAGACTCCCTAGTATTTATTGACCCCTCTCAGTTTTCTCAAAGCTACCAAGTCAGACCTCGGCTGCACTGAGAATTCACTGCAAATACTACTTGTGAGCTAGGTCTGGCCATCCGTAAGTGGACTGATGTTCCCCCTTGGGAGAGGCAACGCCAACGGGGACAAAGGGCAAACAACGGCTGATGACAGCTTCTTCGCATATGCTGCCGAGGATGCTCTCCCACCGTGCCCACGCTGCCACGAATGACAAAGATCTCTGTTCACTCTTCAAGGTGTTAGCCTTTTGCAATGGGCAGACTGACAATTATCGCTGGAAGTTGGGCGATGGCTTTGCGCTGCGTGCAGCAACTCAGAGACGCGCACGGGACCCAAACCCCGCTCACGTGTTTCTGTCCCTACAGCTGCAGCTCGAGGGCATGCCTTGGCAAAAACACAAATCACGCAGCAGCCCAGAGCAGTCAGACACCTCTCTGCCAGCATCCCAACAGCTTTACCTTTTGCTACACTGCAccccaaaacttgaaaaaaaagcaatgccatTTCCCCCTTACCTCTCAGGCTGCAGCCATTGGCTGGATCTATTTCTCTGCCATCTATTTTGAAAGCCCAGCGCCCGGGGA
This genomic window from Accipiter gentilis chromosome 5, bAccGen1.1, whole genome shotgun sequence contains:
- the TECTA gene encoding alpha-tectorin isoform X2, giving the protein MRAKDQVLPGSCSYLLARQCWPGSQLPYFNVEAKNENRGASSVSWLRDIFVEVYSHKIVLPKGSFGKAKVDDLVVSLPISLELGAIKVYQSGLSTALETDFGLLVTYDGQHYASVSVPGTYINATCGLCGNYNKDPEDDTLRSDGRLAVSVPDLGESWQVPHPERKCSPGCLDNCSLCDAATESLYFTSEYCGFINKSGGPLWECSAIVDPTAFVHSCVYDLCSARDNGTGLCQAIQAYATVCQALGISVGEWRAQTGCAMAVQCPALSHYSVCTSSCPATCSDLTAPLACAFPCTEGCECNEGHVLSMDRCVPVQKCGCDVDGRYYAIGESFWAAADCTVECHCEDGGDARCFNTTCPEGEVCTIENGYRGCYPKRESLCLVGQNQVLQTFDGVTFPYPLEHSYTLLKTCPERPDFIEVDISQKKPGSGPNGPRVVRIQAVGQEVKIGGAGLSEIKVNGYDVELPYFHPSSRLEIYRSDNGTMMESEGLLAIGYYDSGLLEIHLSTAYFNCTGGLCGFFDGNASNEFCLPKGKCTDNLELFLESWTTFNEICNGECGDLLKACNNDSELLKSYRSRSNCGIINDPTNSSFLECHSVVNVSAYYRTCLFRLCQSGGNRSELCDSVARYASACKNAEVDIGQWRSHSFCPLACPENSHFEECMSCVETCETLATGPVCTDTCAEGCQCDEGFAFRGTRCVPRGECGCNFEGRQLATNQTFWMDIACHFLCYCNGSDNSVYCENVSCKDDEYCLEENGLYYCHVRTDASCIISGYGHYLTFDGYSFDYQSSCALVLCTTIARPRSERSDTFPAFTVTAKNEDRDTSLALWVKQVEVEVFNYKIVIHRAYKYTVLINDERLYLPLKLGQGKVNIFAFGFHIVVETDFGLKVVYDWKTFLSVTVPRSFQNLTYGLCGRYNGNPEDDLAAMGGTPAASVADFVQSWAKRDAFCRVGCGDRCPACGKVEGFWKPQQLCSLIPSQSGVFAKCHSKISPGFFYKNCLFDTCVDGGAMQTACSWLQNYASTCQTQGIAITGWRNFTSCSVSCPPNSHYESCVSLCQPRCAAIRLKSDCSHYCVEGCQCDSGYVLNGKSCILPHNCGCYSDGKYYEPKQLFWNGDCTRRCRCFRRNLIQCDPRHCKSDEECALRNGVRGCFSTRSSFCLAAGGGVFRTFDGAFLRFPANCAFVLSTICQKLPDFSFQLIINFDKWSSPNLTIISPVYFYINEEQILISDRNTVKVNGSHVSIPFVTGLSTKIFSQEGFLVIDSSPDIQIRYNGFNVIKIAIGERLQNKVCGLCGNFNGDRTDDYATLRGKPAVSSVLLAQSWKTNGMQKSCNELQYSQYAASCDNVQIQELQSDSYCLKLTDMKGFFQPCYGLLDPLPFYESCFLDGCYNHKKVQLCGSLAAYGEACRTFGILGTEWIEKENCSGVVEDPCVGADCPNRSCELDNGGELCGCIEPPPYGNTTHDIIDAEVTCKAAQMEVSISKCKLFQLGFEREGVRVNDRHCPGIEGEDFISFQINNTKGNCGNVVQSNSTHIVYKNTVWIESANNTGNIITRDRTINVEFSCAYELDIKISLDSVVRPMLSVINLTVPTQEGSFTTKMALYKNSSYKHPYRQGEVVLTTRDVLYVGVFVVGADSNHLILMLNKCYATPSRDSNDKLRYFIIEGGCQNMKDNTIGIEENGVSLTCRFHVTVFKFIGDYDEVHLHCAVSLCDSEKYSCKINCPQHTRKASVFAEEPKEQIISVGPIRRKRSDWCEDNGGCEQICTSRADGPLCSCVTGTLQGDGKSCRASSSSGEHRARVTLLVAAQLWLWLWLWLCAALRDLTS
- the TECTA gene encoding alpha-tectorin isoform X1; translated protein: MNKRSFLGTWVALLVITARQRAHAMASLYPFWQNDTKTPKVDDGSSPEIKISIPFIFFGAPYRSVYVNNNGVISFNALVSQFTPEAFPLTDGRAFVAPFWADVHNGIRGEIYYRESTEPELLRRASKDIRKHFRDMSSFSAIWIFIVTWEEVTFYGGSSTTPVNTFQAVLITDGVSSFAIFNYHEISWTTGTASGGDPLTGLGGVMAQAGFNGGNITNFFSIPGSRTPDIVNIEETTNVNVPGRWAFKIDGREIDPANGCSLRGQFLRQGEIFWDNANCTTKCRCLDFNNEIFCQEMACGPFEACEPKTKFFQCVPVESSTCVVFGDPHYHTFDGFLFHFQGSCSYLLARQCWPGSQLPYFNVEAKNENRGASSVSWLRDIFVEVYSHKIVLPKGSFGKAKVDDLVVSLPISLELGAIKVYQSGLSTALETDFGLLVTYDGQHYASVSVPGTYINATCGLCGNYNKDPEDDTLRSDGRLAVSVPDLGESWQVPHPERKCSPGCLDNCSLCDAATESLYFTSEYCGFINKSGGPLWECSAIVDPTAFVHSCVYDLCSARDNGTGLCQAIQAYATVCQALGISVGEWRAQTGCAMAVQCPALSHYSVCTSSCPATCSDLTAPLACAFPCTEGCECNEGHVLSMDRCVPVQKCGCDVDGRYYAIGESFWAAADCTVECHCEDGGDARCFNTTCPEGEVCTIENGYRGCYPKRESLCLVGQNQVLQTFDGVTFPYPLEHSYTLLKTCPERPDFIEVDISQKKPGSGPNGPRVVRIQAVGQEVKIGGAGLSEIKVNGYDVELPYFHPSSRLEIYRSDNGTMMESEGLLAIGYYDSGLLEIHLSTAYFNCTGGLCGFFDGNASNEFCLPKGKCTDNLELFLESWTTFNEICNGECGDLLKACNNDSELLKSYRSRSNCGIINDPTNSSFLECHSVVNVSAYYRTCLFRLCQSGGNRSELCDSVARYASACKNAEVDIGQWRSHSFCPLACPENSHFEECMSCVETCETLATGPVCTDTCAEGCQCDEGFAFRGTRCVPRGECGCNFEGRQLATNQTFWMDIACHFLCYCNGSDNSVYCENVSCKDDEYCLEENGLYYCHVRTDASCIISGYGHYLTFDGYSFDYQSSCALVLCTTIARPRSERSDTFPAFTVTAKNEDRDTSLALWVKQVEVEVFNYKIVIHRAYKYTVLINDERLYLPLKLGQGKVNIFAFGFHIVVETDFGLKVVYDWKTFLSVTVPRSFQNLTYGLCGRYNGNPEDDLAAMGGTPAASVADFVQSWAKRDAFCRVGCGDRCPACGKVEGFWKPQQLCSLIPSQSGVFAKCHSKISPGFFYKNCLFDTCVDGGAMQTACSWLQNYASTCQTQGIAITGWRNFTSCSVSCPPNSHYESCVSLCQPRCAAIRLKSDCSHYCVEGCQCDSGYVLNGKSCILPHNCGCYSDGKYYEPKQLFWNGDCTRRCRCFRRNLIQCDPRHCKSDEECALRNGVRGCFSTRSSFCLAAGGGVFRTFDGAFLRFPANCAFVLSTICQKLPDFSFQLIINFDKWSSPNLTIISPVYFYINEEQILISDRNTVKVNGSHVSIPFVTGLSTKIFSQEGFLVIDSSPDIQIRYNGFNVIKIAIGERLQNKVCGLCGNFNGDRTDDYATLRGKPAVSSVLLAQSWKTNGMQKSCNELQYSQYAASCDNVQIQELQSDSYCLKLTDMKGFFQPCYGLLDPLPFYESCFLDGCYNHKKVQLCGSLAAYGEACRTFGILGTEWIEKENCSGVVEDPCVGADCPNRSCELDNGGELCGCIEPPPYGNTTHDIIDAEVTCKAAQMEVSISKCKLFQLGFEREGVRVNDRHCPGIEGEDFISFQINNTKGNCGNVVQSNSTHIVYKNTVWIESANNTGNIITRDRTINVEFSCAYELDIKISLDSVVRPMLSVINLTVPTQEGSFTTKMALYKNSSYKHPYRQGEVVLTTRDVLYVGVFVVGADSNHLILMLNKCYATPSRDSNDKLRYFIIEGGCQNMKDNTIGIEENGVSLTCRFHVTVFKFIGDYDEVHLHCAVSLCDSEKYSCKINCPQHTRKASVFAEEPKEQIISVGPIRRKRSDWCEDNGGCEQICTSRADGPLCSCVTGTLQGDGKSCRASSSSGEHRARVTLLVAAQLWLWLWLWLCAALRDLTS
- the TECTA gene encoding alpha-tectorin isoform X3, whose protein sequence is MNKRSFLGTWVALLVITARQRAHAMASLYPFWQNDTKTPKVDDGSSPEIKISIPFIFFGAPYRSVYVNNNGVISFNALVSQFTPEAFPLTDGRAFVAPFWADVHNGIRGEIYYRESTEPELLRRASKDIRKHFRDMSSFSAIWIFIVTWEEVTFYGGSSTTPVNTFQAVLITDGVSSFAIFNYHEISWTTGTASGGDPLTGLGGVMAQAGFNGGNITNFFSIPGSRTPDIVNIEETTNVNVPGRWAFKIDGREIDPANGCSLRGQFLRQGEIFWDNANCTTKCRCLDFNNEIFCQEMACGPFEACEPKTKFFQCVPVESSTCVVFGDPHYHTFDGFLFHFQGSCSYLLARQCWPGSQLPYFNVEAKNENRGASSVSWLRDIFVEVYSHKIVLPKGSFGKAKVDDLVVSLPISLELGAIKVYQSGLSTALETDFGLLVTYDGQHYASVSVPGTYINATCGLCGNYNKDPEDDTLRSDGRLAVSVPDLGESWQVPHPERKCSPGCLDNCSLCDAATESLYFTSEYCGFINKSGGPLWECSAIVDPTAFVHSCVYDLCSARDNGTGLCQAIQAYATVCQALGISVGEWRAQTGCAMAVQCPALSHYSVCTSSCPATCSDLTAPLACAFPCTEGCECNEGHVLSMDRCVPVQKCGCDVDGRYYAIGESFWAAADCTVECHCEDGGDARCFNTTCPEGEVCTIENGYRGCYPKRESLCLVGQNQVLQTFDGVTFPYPLEHSYTLLKTCPERPDFIEVDISQKKPGSGPNGPRVVRIQAVGQEVKIGGAGLSEIKVNGYDVELPYFHPSSRLEIYRSDNGTMMESEGLLAIGYYDSGLLEIHLSTAYFNCTGGLCGFFDGNASNEFCLPKGKCTDNLELFLESWTTFNEICNGECGDLLKACNNDSELLKSYRSRSNCGIINDPTNSSFLECHSVVNVSAYYRTCLFRLCQSGGNRSELCDSVARYASACKNAEVDIGQWRSHSFCPLACPENSHFEECMSCVETCETLATGPVCTDTCAEGCQCDEGFAFRGTRCVPRGECGCNFEGRQLATNQTFWMDIACHFLCYCNGSDNSVYCENVSCKDDEYCLEENGLYYCHVRTDASCIISGYGHYLTFDGYSFDYQSSCALVLCTTIARPRSERSDTFPAFTVTAKNEDRDTSLALWVKQVEVEVFNYKIVIHRAYKYTVLINDERLYLPLKLGQGKVNIFAFGFHIVVETDFGLKVVYDWKTFLSVTVPRSFQNLTYGLCGRYNGNPEDDLAAMGGTPAASVADFVQSWAKRDAFCRVGCGDRCPACGKVEGFWKPQQLCSLIPSQSGVFAKCHSKISPGFFYKNCLFDTCVDGGAMQTACSWLQNYASTCQTQGIAITGWRNFTSCSVSCPPNSHYESCVSLCQPRCAAIRLKSDCSHYCVEGCQCDSGYVLNGKSCILPHNCGCYSDGKYYEPKQLFWNGDCTRRCRCFRRNLIQCDPRHCKSDEECALRNGVRGCFSTRSSFCLAAGGGVFRTFDGAFLRFPANCAFVLSTICQKLPDFSFQLIINFDKWSSPNLTIISPVYFYINEEQILISDRNTVKVNGSHVSIPFVTGLSTKIFSQEGFLVIDSSPDIQIRYNGFNVIKIAIGERLQNKVCGLCGNFNGDRTDDYATLRGKPAVSSVLLAQSWKTNGMQKSCNELQYSQYAASCDNVQIQELQSDSYCLKLTDMKGFFQPCYGLLDPLPFYESCFLDGCYNHKKVQLCGSLAAYGEACRTFGILGTEWIEKENC